A genomic region of Candidatus Pseudomonas phytovorans contains the following coding sequences:
- the soxR gene encoding redox-sensitive transcriptional activator SoxR gives MAADNTRMLTVGEVARRSGVAVSALHFYETKGLIASVRTAGNQRRYPSLVLRTLAIIKVAQRTGIPLEEIKQAFSLYAPNSKLTAAQWGEMSTAWREDLNARIRTLEALRDSLDNCIGCGCLSLEDCPLRNPEDVLGKEGTGARILEKKAR, from the coding sequence ATGGCAGCGGACAACACGCGAATGCTCACAGTGGGCGAAGTGGCCAGGCGCAGCGGCGTGGCGGTGTCTGCGCTGCACTTCTACGAAACCAAGGGGCTGATCGCCAGCGTCCGCACCGCAGGCAACCAACGCCGCTATCCTTCACTGGTGCTGCGTACACTGGCGATCATCAAGGTGGCGCAGCGCACCGGTATTCCGCTGGAGGAAATCAAGCAGGCATTCAGCCTTTATGCGCCCAACAGCAAACTGACGGCGGCGCAGTGGGGCGAGATGTCCACGGCCTGGCGCGAGGACCTGAACGCCCGCATCCGCACCCTGGAGGCGTTGCGCGACAGCCTGGACAACTGCATTGGCTGCGGATGTCTGTCGCTGGAAGACTGCCCGCTGCGCAACCCCGAGGATGTGCTGGGCAAGGAAGGTACCGGGGCGCGCATCCTTGAGAAGAAAGCCCGCTAG
- a CDS encoding MexW/MexI family multidrug efflux RND transporter permease subunit — protein MKFTDLFVRRPVLALVVSSLIILLGLFAMGKLPIRQYPLLESSTITISTEYPGASAELMQGFVTQPITQAVSSVEGIDYLSSSSQQGRSQITLRMVLNRDSTQALAETMAKVNQVRYRLPEKAYDPVVELSAGDSTAVAYVGFASDSLSIPELSDYLSRVVEPQFSGIDGVAKVQSFGGQRLAMRLWLDSEQMAGRGVTAADVAQAVRANNYQATPGQVRGQYVLADIQVDTDLTQVEDFRELIIRNDGTDLVRLRDVGTVELSAAATQTSATMDGKPAVHLGLFPTPSGNPLVIVEGIRQLLPQIQQTLPPGVTVALAYETARFIDASINEVLRTLVEAMLIVVLVIWLCLGSLRSVLIAVVAIPLSMLGAAGLMLLFGFSLNLLTLLAMVLAIGLVVDDAIVVVENVHRHIEEGKSPVAAALAGAREIAGPVIAMTLTLAAVYAPIGLMGGLTGTLFREFALTLAGAVIVSGIVALTLSPVMSSLLLQPGQQHGAMANMADRLFAAVTGAYGRVLAYTLSHRWISGGVALLVCLSLPWLYLLPQRELAPPEDQAAVLTAIKSPQHASLDYVEHFALRLDKVMKSISETTDTWIINGTDGPAASFGGINLSAWQARERSAAQVQAQLQQAVADIEGSSIFAFQVASLPGSSGGLPVQMVLRSAQDYPELYQTMEGLKQRARDSGLFAVVDSDLDYNNPVVKVRVDRAKAASLGISMQAIGESLGVLVGEQYLNRFALFGRSYDVIPQSIQDQRLTPAALNRQYVRAEDGSLVPLATVVHLDIEVAPNRLLQFDQQNASTLQAIPAPGVSMGNAVAFLERLTADLPPGFSHDWQSESRQYVQEGFALMWAFLAALVVIYLVLAAQYESLVDPLIILVTVPLSICGALLPLALGWATLNIYTQIGLVTLIGLISKHGILMVEFANEIQVRDNLDRAAAIVRAAQIRLRPVLMTTAAMTFGVLPLLFASGAGANSRFGLGAVIVCGMLVGTLFTLFVLPTIYAWLARDHRVVTVRTRQLQEVERVLGM, from the coding sequence ATGAAGTTTACTGACCTCTTCGTGCGCCGCCCGGTGCTGGCGCTGGTGGTCAGCAGCCTGATCATCCTGCTGGGGCTGTTTGCCATGGGCAAGCTGCCGATCCGCCAGTACCCGTTGCTGGAAAGCTCGACCATTACCATCAGCACCGAGTACCCCGGCGCCTCTGCCGAGCTGATGCAGGGTTTCGTGACCCAGCCGATTACCCAGGCCGTGTCGTCGGTCGAAGGCATCGACTACCTGTCCTCGTCGTCGCAGCAGGGGCGCAGCCAGATCACCCTGCGCATGGTGCTCAACCGCGATTCGACCCAGGCGCTGGCCGAGACCATGGCCAAGGTCAACCAGGTGCGCTATCGCTTGCCGGAAAAGGCCTACGACCCGGTGGTCGAGCTGTCGGCAGGCGACTCCACGGCCGTGGCCTACGTGGGCTTTGCCAGCGACAGCCTGTCGATACCGGAACTGAGCGATTACCTGTCGCGGGTGGTGGAACCGCAGTTTTCCGGCATTGACGGCGTGGCCAAAGTGCAATCGTTCGGCGGGCAGCGACTGGCCATGCGCCTGTGGCTGGACAGCGAACAGATGGCCGGGCGCGGTGTGACCGCCGCAGATGTGGCGCAGGCAGTACGTGCCAACAACTACCAGGCCACGCCGGGCCAGGTGCGCGGGCAGTACGTGCTGGCCGATATCCAGGTAGACACCGACCTGACCCAGGTCGAGGACTTCCGGGAGCTGATCATCCGCAACGATGGCACCGACCTGGTACGCCTGCGTGATGTCGGCACTGTCGAGTTGAGCGCGGCGGCCACCCAGACCAGCGCCACCATGGACGGCAAGCCAGCCGTGCACCTGGGGCTGTTCCCCACGCCGAGCGGCAACCCGCTGGTGATCGTCGAGGGCATTCGCCAGTTGCTGCCGCAGATCCAGCAGACCTTGCCACCCGGCGTGACGGTGGCGCTGGCCTATGAGACCGCGCGCTTCATCGATGCTTCGATCAATGAGGTACTGCGCACCCTGGTGGAGGCGATGCTGATCGTGGTGCTGGTGATCTGGCTGTGCCTGGGTTCGCTGCGCAGTGTGCTGATCGCGGTGGTGGCGATTCCGCTGTCGATGCTGGGTGCCGCCGGCCTGATGCTGCTGTTCGGCTTCAGCCTCAACCTGCTGACCTTGCTGGCGATGGTGCTGGCCATCGGCCTGGTGGTGGACGATGCCATCGTGGTGGTGGAGAACGTGCACCGCCATATCGAAGAGGGCAAGTCGCCGGTCGCTGCGGCATTGGCCGGAGCGCGGGAAATCGCCGGGCCGGTCATTGCCATGACCCTGACCCTGGCGGCGGTGTATGCGCCGATCGGGTTGATGGGCGGGCTGACCGGCACGCTGTTCCGCGAATTCGCGCTGACCTTGGCGGGGGCGGTGATTGTGTCCGGCATCGTGGCGCTGACTTTGTCGCCGGTGATGAGCTCGTTGTTGTTGCAACCTGGTCAGCAGCATGGCGCGATGGCCAACATGGCCGATCGGTTGTTTGCTGCGGTGACTGGAGCCTATGGGCGGGTGCTGGCCTACACCCTGTCGCATCGCTGGATCAGCGGTGGTGTGGCGCTGCTGGTGTGCCTGAGCCTGCCCTGGCTGTACCTGCTGCCCCAGCGCGAGCTTGCCCCGCCCGAGGACCAGGCGGCGGTGCTGACCGCCATCAAGTCGCCGCAGCATGCCAGCCTGGACTACGTGGAGCACTTTGCCCTGAGGCTGGACAAGGTGATGAAGTCGATCAGCGAAACCACCGATACCTGGATCATCAACGGCACCGATGGCCCGGCCGCCAGCTTCGGTGGCATCAACCTCAGCGCCTGGCAGGCGCGCGAACGTTCCGCCGCACAGGTGCAGGCGCAGTTGCAGCAGGCTGTGGCAGATATCGAAGGCAGCAGCATCTTCGCCTTTCAGGTTGCGTCGCTGCCGGGCTCCAGTGGCGGCCTGCCGGTGCAGATGGTGCTGCGCAGCGCCCAGGATTACCCCGAGCTGTACCAGACCATGGAAGGGCTCAAGCAGCGCGCCCGCGACAGTGGCTTGTTCGCCGTGGTGGACAGCGACCTCGACTACAACAACCCGGTGGTCAAGGTGCGCGTCGACCGGGCCAAGGCGGCGAGCCTGGGCATCAGCATGCAGGCCATTGGCGAGTCGCTGGGTGTGCTGGTAGGCGAGCAGTACCTCAACCGCTTCGCCCTGTTCGGGCGCTCGTATGACGTGATCCCGCAGAGCATTCAGGACCAGCGCCTGACGCCAGCGGCGCTGAACCGTCAGTACGTGCGCGCCGAGGATGGCAGCCTGGTGCCGCTGGCCACCGTGGTGCACCTGGATATCGAAGTGGCGCCCAATCGCCTGTTGCAGTTCGATCAGCAGAACGCCAGTACCCTGCAGGCAATCCCGGCCCCGGGTGTGTCGATGGGCAACGCCGTGGCATTTCTCGAACGGCTCACCGCCGACCTGCCGCCTGGGTTCAGCCATGACTGGCAATCGGAATCGCGCCAATACGTGCAGGAAGGTTTTGCCTTGATGTGGGCATTTCTTGCCGCGCTTGTTGTGATCTACCTGGTGTTGGCGGCGCAGTATGAAAGCCTGGTCGACCCGCTGATCATTCTGGTGACCGTGCCGCTGTCGATCTGCGGTGCGCTGCTGCCGCTGGCCCTTGGCTGGGCCACGTTGAACATTTACACGCAGATTGGCCTGGTGACGCTGATCGGCCTGATCAGCAAACACGGCATCCTGATGGTGGAGTTTGCCAACGAGATTCAGGTGCGCGACAACCTCGACCGTGCTGCTGCCATCGTTCGTGCCGCGCAGATACGTTTGCGGCCGGTGCTGATGACCACGGCGGCGATGACCTTCGGCGTGCTGCCGCTACTGTTTGCCAGCGGCGCCGGGGCCAACAGCCGCTTTGGGCTGGGGGCGGTGATTGTGTGCGGGATGCTGGTGGGGACGTTGTTTACCCTGTTCGTGTTGCCGACGATCTATGCCTGGCTGGCGCGGGATCACAGGGTGGTGACGGTGCGCACCCGGCAGTTGCAGGAGGTGGAGCGGGTGTTGGGGATGTGA
- a CDS encoding 4-oxalomesaconate tautomerase, translating to MQRIPCVLMRGGTSKGPFFHAWDLPANVVERDELLINLMGSGHELEIDGIGGGSPQTSKVAIVSPSLHADADVDYLFVQVMVAQRRVDTAPNCGNMLCAVGPFAIEQGLVKGEDGKTLVRIRNLNTGTLVNSLVETPGGIVRYEGRTAIDGVPGTAAPVHLTFLDAVGSKTGKLFPTGAATDVIDGVPVTCIDMAMPMIVVQASQLGVTGSETPAELDANAQLLKRLEALRLKAGRAMGLGDVSGMVIPKPVLVSAPRYDGTLQVRYFMPHNCHRALAITGAVGLATACVSAGTVLGDLLGDEARQLTEVRLEHPSGGIDVALSRSGADGKTTQVSVVRTARRLFSGFVYAPTLRRLAG from the coding sequence ATGCAGCGAATTCCTTGCGTACTCATGCGCGGTGGTACCTCGAAAGGGCCGTTCTTCCACGCCTGGGACCTGCCTGCCAATGTGGTCGAACGCGACGAGTTGCTGATCAACCTGATGGGCTCCGGCCATGAGCTGGAAATCGACGGCATCGGTGGCGGTAGCCCGCAGACCAGCAAAGTGGCGATCGTCAGCCCTTCGTTGCATGCCGATGCTGATGTCGATTACCTGTTCGTTCAGGTGATGGTTGCCCAACGCCGTGTCGACACCGCGCCCAATTGCGGCAACATGCTGTGTGCCGTGGGCCCGTTCGCCATCGAACAAGGCCTGGTGAAAGGCGAGGACGGCAAGACCTTGGTTCGCATCCGCAACCTGAACACCGGTACCTTGGTCAACTCGCTGGTAGAGACCCCCGGCGGCATCGTGCGCTACGAAGGCCGCACGGCGATCGATGGCGTACCGGGCACTGCCGCCCCGGTGCACCTGACCTTCCTCGATGCAGTGGGTAGCAAGACCGGCAAACTGTTCCCCACTGGCGCGGCCACGGATGTGATCGATGGCGTGCCGGTGACCTGCATCGACATGGCCATGCCGATGATAGTCGTGCAAGCCAGTCAACTGGGGGTAACGGGGTCGGAAACCCCTGCAGAACTCGATGCCAATGCCCAGTTGCTGAAGCGCCTCGAAGCGCTGCGCCTGAAAGCCGGCAGGGCCATGGGCCTTGGCGACGTCAGTGGCATGGTCATCCCAAAGCCGGTGCTGGTGTCTGCGCCACGTTACGACGGCACGTTGCAGGTGCGTTACTTCATGCCGCACAACTGCCACCGCGCCTTGGCCATCACCGGGGCGGTAGGGCTGGCGACTGCCTGCGTCAGCGCCGGCACGGTCCTCGGCGATCTGCTTGGTGATGAGGCCCGGCAGTTGACCGAAGTGCGCCTGGAGCACCCGAGCGGCGGTATCGATGTGGCGCTGTCGCGCAGTGGTGCCGACGGCAAGACTACCCAGGTGTCGGTGGTACGAACCGCCCGGCGGCTCTTCTCAGGCTTTGTCTACGCCCCTACCTTGCGCAGGCTGGCAGGGTAG
- a CDS encoding citrate:proton symporter — protein MLALLGLIMVVTFTYLIMSKRLSPIVALTVVPIVFAVIGGFAPELGKMMLDGLKMVAPSAALLLFAILFFGLMIDAGLFDPLIRKILKRVNGDPVKIAIGTALLSLLVALDGDGTTTYMITCAAMLPLYKRIGMNPMILATVSMLSLSIMSGLSPWGGPATRAIAALGLDASEYFIPMLPTMIGGAAWVVFTAFLLGRTERRRIGNIALESGGGNCYIKEILGDNPCKRPRLAYVNLVLVIAVMAALVMGLMHAAILFMIGFVAALMINYPQLELQKERILAHSGNAMTVVLLVFAAGIFAGIFSGTKMVDALAQTLVDWIPKEWGHWFPLVVALTSMPLTFVLSNDAYYFGVVPILANAAAAYGIDPLEIARASVLGQPVHLMSPLVASTLLLVGMVDRDIGDFQKATFKWAVLTSLVITALALLTGALSFFV, from the coding sequence ATGCTCGCACTCCTGGGCCTGATCATGGTGGTGACGTTCACCTACCTGATCATGAGCAAGCGCCTGTCGCCTATCGTTGCACTGACCGTTGTCCCGATCGTTTTCGCCGTCATCGGCGGCTTTGCCCCCGAACTGGGCAAGATGATGCTCGACGGCTTGAAAATGGTCGCGCCATCGGCCGCGCTGCTGCTGTTTGCCATCCTGTTCTTCGGCCTGATGATCGATGCCGGCCTGTTCGATCCGCTGATCCGCAAGATCCTCAAGCGGGTAAACGGCGACCCGGTCAAGATCGCCATCGGCACTGCACTGCTGTCACTGCTGGTGGCGCTGGACGGCGACGGCACCACCACCTACATGATTACCTGTGCGGCCATGCTGCCGCTGTACAAACGCATCGGCATGAACCCGATGATTCTGGCCACGGTGTCGATGCTGTCGCTGAGCATCATGAGCGGCCTGAGCCCCTGGGGCGGGCCGGCGACGCGGGCCATCGCCGCGCTTGGGCTGGACGCCAGCGAGTACTTCATCCCGATGCTGCCGACCATGATCGGCGGTGCAGCCTGGGTGGTTTTCACTGCCTTCCTGCTGGGGCGCACCGAACGCCGGCGCATCGGCAACATCGCCCTGGAGTCTGGCGGTGGCAACTGCTACATCAAGGAAATTCTCGGCGACAACCCGTGCAAGCGCCCACGCTTGGCCTATGTAAACCTGGTGTTGGTGATCGCCGTCATGGCTGCACTGGTGATGGGGCTGATGCATGCCGCCATTTTGTTCATGATAGGTTTCGTCGCTGCGCTGATGATCAACTACCCACAGCTGGAACTACAGAAGGAGCGCATTCTGGCGCACTCGGGTAACGCCATGACCGTGGTGCTGCTGGTGTTCGCCGCGGGTATCTTTGCCGGGATTTTCTCGGGCACCAAGATGGTCGACGCCCTGGCGCAAACCCTGGTGGACTGGATTCCTAAAGAGTGGGGCCACTGGTTCCCGTTGGTGGTGGCGCTGACCAGCATGCCGCTGACCTTTGTGCTGTCCAACGACGCTTATTACTTTGGCGTGGTGCCGATCCTGGCCAATGCCGCAGCGGCCTACGGCATCGACCCGCTGGAAATTGCCCGCGCCTCGGTCCTCGGCCAGCCGGTGCACCTGATGAGCCCGCTGGTGGCTTCGACGCTGCTGCTGGTGGGCATGGTCGACCGTGACATCGGTGACTTCCAGAAGGCCACCTTCAAATGGGCCGTGCTCACCTCGCTGGTGATCACCGCGCTGGCCCTGCTTACAGGTGCTTTGTCGTTCTTCGTCTGA
- a CDS encoding OprD family porin: MSRAVFRGATCGLLCGWLPVAGAAGFIEDSTLKLQLRNVYFNENFRDEQGMSTRAAATAKSERVEWAQGFLLDYQSGYTPSALGVGFDALGLLGIRLDSARGRSGTGLLPVHDDGRAAQAFASAGVTAKARLGKSVLKHGTLLPKTPVLVYNDARLLPQTYQGTQLTSTDISGLALTAGQLERFKQRDSSDSTGLYLDGYAGGESGDFNFAGADYAVSKQLRLSYFHGQLEHFYRQDFAGLVHELPLAGGVLTTDLRYFKSRDSGAAAGGNIDNDMLSGQLAYAHSGHTVGVGYQVLDGEAGLPYISGATVYSFSNVGIGKFVEEEEKTWMASYGYNFAAAGVPGLTFMARYLSGDNGRSGAEGIKEWERDAEIAYVVQAGPLKGLGVKLRNYVYRSDFARGRDSNRLYLTYDVAIW, from the coding sequence ATGTCCCGAGCTGTATTCCGTGGGGCCACCTGTGGCCTGCTTTGCGGCTGGCTGCCTGTTGCCGGCGCAGCTGGATTTATCGAAGACAGCACGCTCAAGTTGCAGCTACGCAATGTCTACTTCAATGAAAACTTCCGCGATGAGCAGGGCATGAGTACGCGCGCAGCCGCTACTGCCAAAAGTGAGCGGGTCGAATGGGCGCAGGGCTTTCTGCTCGACTACCAGTCGGGATATACGCCAAGTGCGCTGGGCGTGGGGTTCGATGCCCTCGGCCTGCTGGGTATCCGGCTCGACTCCGCTCGCGGGCGCAGTGGCACGGGCCTTTTGCCGGTGCATGACGATGGCCGTGCGGCGCAAGCGTTCGCCAGCGCCGGGGTAACGGCCAAGGCTCGCCTTGGCAAGTCTGTGCTCAAGCACGGCACGTTGCTGCCCAAGACGCCGGTGCTGGTCTACAACGATGCGCGGCTGCTGCCGCAAACGTATCAGGGCACGCAACTGACCAGTACGGATATCAGCGGGCTGGCACTGACAGCGGGGCAACTGGAGCGCTTCAAGCAGCGTGACTCATCGGATAGCACCGGCCTGTACCTGGATGGGTATGCGGGTGGCGAGTCGGGCGACTTCAACTTCGCCGGCGCCGATTATGCAGTGAGCAAGCAACTGCGCCTGAGCTACTTTCATGGTCAGCTGGAGCACTTCTATCGCCAGGATTTTGCCGGGCTGGTGCACGAGCTGCCGCTGGCCGGCGGGGTACTGACCACGGATCTGCGCTATTTCAAAAGCCGTGACAGTGGCGCCGCTGCTGGTGGCAACATCGACAATGACATGCTCAGTGGGCAGTTGGCCTATGCCCACTCCGGCCATACCGTTGGCGTCGGCTATCAGGTGCTCGATGGCGAAGCGGGGCTGCCGTACATCAGCGGGGCGACGGTGTATTCGTTCAGCAACGTTGGCATTGGCAAGTTCGTCGAGGAAGAAGAAAAGACCTGGATGGCCAGCTATGGCTACAACTTTGCGGCTGCCGGTGTGCCAGGGCTGACCTTCATGGCGCGCTACCTGAGTGGAGACAACGGCCGCTCGGGGGCAGAGGGCATCAAGGAGTGGGAGCGTGATGCCGAGATTGCCTACGTGGTGCAGGCCGGGCCGCTGAAAGGGCTGGGGGTGAAGTTGCGCAACTATGTCTATCGCTCGGATTTCGCCCGTGGGCGCGACAGCAACCGCTTGTACCTTACCTACGACGTTGCCATCTGGTGA
- a CDS encoding CsbD family protein → MKREQIEGVAENLAGKAQSAVGRLVEDPALEAEGDGRQAAGQLTKTYGDALDTVSSFVKEKPFAALAITAGVTLLVSRLLRR, encoded by the coding sequence ATGAAACGCGAACAGATCGAAGGTGTTGCAGAGAACCTTGCAGGCAAGGCGCAGAGCGCTGTAGGCCGACTGGTCGAAGACCCGGCGCTGGAAGCCGAAGGCGATGGCCGCCAGGCCGCAGGCCAGCTGACCAAGACCTATGGTGATGCCCTGGACACGGTGTCTTCGTTCGTCAAGGAAAAACCGTTCGCCGCGCTGGCCATCACGGCTGGCGTCACGCTGCTGGTGTCTCGCCTGCTGCGCCGCTGA
- a CDS encoding LysR family transcriptional regulator has translation MEYELQDIRSFVKIAELGSFHEAAEALHLSQPALSRRIKKLEEGLGTSLLERTTRRVSLTSVGRDFLPKARRLLDDFEDSILSIRELAERQTGQVTLACIPTAAFYFLPSVIRDYNEQYPKIRIRLLDLSANDGLEAVLRGEADFGINMMSGQHPDIEFVSLVQEHFVLACRRDHPLANRASVTWTELADYRLIGVGRLSGNRMLLDHALSGLNLRPKWFYEVQHLSTSLGMVEAGLGVSAMPTLAMPDADHPTLVSVPLIEPQVSRTLGLVYRRGASLSPAAEKFVSILLQQWPNR, from the coding sequence ATGGAATATGAGCTGCAAGACATCCGATCTTTCGTGAAAATCGCCGAACTCGGCAGCTTCCACGAGGCCGCCGAAGCACTTCACCTGTCCCAACCGGCCTTGAGCCGACGGATCAAGAAGCTGGAGGAAGGCCTCGGCACCTCGCTACTGGAGCGCACTACCCGCCGGGTCAGCCTGACCAGCGTGGGCCGCGACTTCCTGCCCAAGGCCAGGCGACTGCTGGATGATTTTGAAGACTCGATCCTCAGCATCCGTGAGCTGGCCGAACGCCAGACCGGCCAGGTAACCCTCGCCTGCATTCCCACCGCAGCGTTCTACTTCCTGCCGTCGGTGATCCGCGATTACAACGAGCAATACCCGAAAATCCGCATTCGCCTGCTGGACCTCAGCGCCAACGATGGGCTGGAAGCGGTGCTGCGCGGCGAAGCCGACTTCGGCATCAACATGATGAGTGGCCAGCACCCGGACATCGAGTTTGTCTCACTGGTGCAGGAGCACTTTGTACTGGCCTGCAGGCGGGATCACCCCCTGGCGAACCGCGCATCCGTTACCTGGACAGAGCTGGCTGACTACCGCCTGATCGGCGTCGGCCGCCTGAGCGGCAACCGCATGCTGCTGGACCATGCGTTGTCCGGGCTCAACCTGCGGCCCAAATGGTTCTACGAAGTGCAACACCTGTCCACGTCGCTGGGCATGGTCGAGGCCGGGCTGGGTGTATCGGCCATGCCTACCCTGGCCATGCCCGACGCCGACCACCCGACGCTGGTCAGCGTGCCGCTGATCGAGCCGCAGGTCAGTCGCACCTTGGGGCTGGTGTACCGGCGCGGCGCATCGTTGTCGCCTGCGGCGGAAAAGTTCGTTTCGATCCTTCTGCAGCAGTGGCCCAACCGTTGA
- a CDS encoding efflux RND transporter periplasmic adaptor subunit, with the protein MNKRTLLAWAGAVAGVLATAYALVGSGSAPPAVAAWPATKVALAMAEQVPLARQNFASGELEAVNQVQVAAETAGRITRIAFESGQAVAVGQLLVQLNDAPEQAQRVQLRARLRNAEVVLQRSRKLRAMNAVSQELLDNAATAVDVARGELQHVEALIAQKAIRAPFAGKLGIRRVHQGQYLGAGESIVSLADISQLHVNFALGEQAVPEVFVGQMLALTVDAVRGQDFQARVVAVDPVVSKARLVQVQAALPNPHGQLQPGMYAAVRLDAAQSSTVLAVPETAITYTAYGQTVFVATQTPAQGTRVSRVRVTTGERWQGRVEVTSGLAPGDRVVVSGQLKLSDGMPVEPVAQDSLQANLGGRQP; encoded by the coding sequence ATGAACAAACGGACGTTATTGGCCTGGGCCGGCGCTGTTGCCGGAGTGCTGGCCACTGCCTATGCGTTAGTGGGGAGCGGTTCGGCGCCACCTGCTGTGGCAGCGTGGCCAGCGACCAAGGTGGCGCTGGCCATGGCCGAGCAAGTGCCGTTGGCGCGGCAGAACTTCGCTTCGGGGGAGCTGGAAGCGGTCAATCAGGTGCAGGTGGCGGCCGAGACGGCGGGGCGTATTACCCGCATCGCCTTCGAGTCGGGGCAGGCAGTGGCTGTCGGGCAGTTGTTGGTGCAGCTCAACGACGCGCCCGAGCAGGCCCAGCGGGTGCAATTGCGGGCCAGGCTGCGTAACGCTGAAGTGGTGCTGCAGCGCAGCCGCAAATTGCGGGCAATGAATGCCGTGTCGCAGGAGCTGCTGGACAACGCCGCCACTGCTGTGGATGTGGCCCGCGGTGAGCTCCAGCATGTCGAGGCGCTGATCGCGCAGAAGGCCATCCGCGCGCCGTTTGCCGGCAAACTGGGTATTCGCCGGGTGCATCAGGGCCAGTACCTGGGCGCTGGTGAGTCCATCGTCAGCCTGGCTGATATCAGCCAGCTGCATGTGAATTTTGCCTTGGGCGAGCAGGCCGTACCTGAAGTGTTCGTCGGGCAAATGCTGGCACTGACAGTGGACGCGGTGCGCGGGCAAGATTTTCAGGCCAGAGTGGTGGCGGTCGACCCGGTGGTCAGCAAGGCGCGCCTGGTGCAGGTGCAGGCAGCCTTGCCGAACCCGCACGGGCAGTTGCAGCCGGGCATGTACGCCGCCGTGCGCCTGGATGCCGCGCAGTCGTCGACCGTACTGGCTGTGCCGGAAACCGCGATCACCTACACCGCCTATGGCCAGACAGTGTTCGTTGCAACCCAAACCCCGGCGCAGGGCACCCGGGTCAGCCGGGTGCGGGTAACCACCGGTGAGCGCTGGCAGGGGCGGGTGGAAGTGACCTCCGGCCTGGCGCCCGGTGACCGGGTGGTGGTGTCCGGCCAGTTGAAGCTGAGTGACGGCATGCCGGTCGAACCCGTGGCGCAGGACAGCCTGCAGGCCAACCTGGGAGGGCGCCAGCCATGA
- a CDS encoding dicarboxylate/amino acid:cation symporter, whose amino-acid sequence MKLAKSLYFQILCAVLLGVLVGHFWAQQAVALKPLGDAFIKLIKMMIAPVVFCTIVTGIAGMTDKRSLGRLMSKTLLLFLGLTVVSLVIGLAAVYLFEPGAGMNIDPATLSTEGLSQYTASAAKLGVVDFFMHIIPDTFIGAFNKGEVLPVLFIAVLSGFALSSMGDKGKPVLDVLESASTMVFRIFGYLMRFAPVGAFGALAFTVGQYGITSLGALAKLVGTLYIACAFFVLVVLGGICRAHGFSLWKLLRYFREEFLVVLGTSSTEPVLPRMLEKLEKLGCKKGVVGLVLPTGYSFNLDGTAIYLSLAAIFIAQACNIDITLGQTLTMLAIMLLSSKGAAGVTGSGFVALASTLTVIHDIPLAGLALLIGVDRFMSEARALTSLASNAVATVVISLSENACERDTLLRTLDGVQAEQPVAPAPAQAAWPAEPRRHS is encoded by the coding sequence ATGAAACTCGCCAAATCGCTGTATTTCCAGATCCTCTGCGCCGTTTTGCTGGGTGTGTTGGTCGGCCACTTTTGGGCGCAACAGGCCGTGGCGCTCAAGCCCCTGGGTGATGCCTTCATCAAGCTGATCAAGATGATGATCGCCCCGGTGGTGTTCTGCACCATTGTCACCGGCATTGCCGGGATGACCGACAAGCGTTCGTTGGGGCGCCTGATGAGCAAGACGCTGCTGCTGTTCCTGGGCCTGACAGTGGTCAGCCTGGTGATCGGCCTGGCGGCGGTGTACCTGTTCGAACCCGGTGCGGGCATGAACATCGACCCTGCCACCCTCAGCACCGAAGGCCTCAGCCAGTACACCGCCTCGGCAGCCAAGCTGGGTGTGGTCGATTTCTTCATGCACATCATTCCCGATACGTTCATCGGCGCCTTCAACAAGGGCGAAGTGCTGCCGGTGCTGTTTATCGCCGTGCTCAGCGGTTTTGCCCTGTCGTCCATGGGCGACAAGGGCAAGCCTGTACTCGATGTACTGGAGTCGGCCTCGACCATGGTGTTCCGCATTTTCGGCTACCTGATGCGCTTCGCCCCGGTCGGTGCCTTCGGTGCGCTGGCCTTTACTGTCGGGCAATACGGCATCACCTCGCTGGGTGCCCTGGCCAAGCTGGTGGGTACGCTGTACATCGCCTGCGCGTTCTTCGTACTGGTTGTGCTGGGGGGCATCTGCCGTGCCCACGGCTTCAGCCTGTGGAAACTGCTGCGCTATTTCCGCGAGGAATTCCTGGTGGTGCTGGGTACTTCCTCCACCGAGCCGGTGCTGCCACGCATGCTGGAAAAGCTCGAAAAGCTGGGCTGCAAGAAAGGTGTGGTCGGCCTGGTGTTGCCAACCGGCTACTCGTTCAACCTCGATGGCACCGCCATCTACCTGTCACTGGCGGCCATCTTCATTGCCCAGGCGTGCAACATCGATATCACCCTGGGGCAGACGCTGACCATGCTGGCGATCATGCTGCTGTCGTCCAAGGGCGCGGCCGGGGTGACAGGCAGCGGTTTCGTTGCGCTGGCCTCGACCCTCACCGTGATTCACGACATTCCGCTGGCTGGCCTGGCCCTGCTGATCGGTGTCGATCGCTTCATGTCCGAAGCCCGGGCGCTGACCAGCCTTGCCAGCAATGCGGTGGCCACCGTGGTGATTTCGCTGTCCGAAAACGCCTGTGAACGGGACACCCTGCTGCGTACCCTGGATGGCGTGCAAGCCGAGCAGCCAGTTGCGCCTGCACCCGCCCAGGCTGCCTGGCCCGCAGAGCCACGGCGCCACAGCTGA